One segment of Gemmatimonadota bacterium DNA contains the following:
- a CDS encoding Smr/MutS family protein — translation MPEPVELPIDGELDLHHFHPDDVKTLVPDYLDECKLHGISDVRIIHGKGTGVLREIVHTILKRRPDVIAYHLTDHNWGSTSVVLNLKTQS, via the coding sequence CCGTTGAACTTCCGATTGATGGCGAACTCGATCTGCACCACTTTCATCCGGATGATGTCAAAACACTTGTGCCCGATTATCTCGATGAATGCAAATTGCACGGTATTTCCGATGTGCGTATTATTCATGGCAAGGGCACGGGTGTTCTCCGCGAAATCGTCCACACCATTTTAAAACGCCGGCCCGATGTCATCGCATATCATCTCACCGATCACAACTGGGGTTCGACCTCTGTTGTTCTCAACCTGAAGACGCAATCGTGA